In Microbacterium enclense, one genomic interval encodes:
- a CDS encoding SDR family NAD(P)-dependent oxidoreductase yields MDADLNGQVVLITGGGTGIGEAVARRFAREGAHVVVTGRRAEPLERVAAEIGGMAVTADAADSAAAAALVARVLEEHGRLDIVVANAGGHGFATVADTDDDAWEAALRANVTTAFVVVRAALPALIAAHGRVVVMSSIAGLAAGPSVAGYTVGKHALIGLTRSLARDYGRAGVRVNTVCPGWVATPMADEEMDAFARAADLDDRAAAYAAVTTDVPLGRPAQPEEIAGVVRFLASTDSSYITGATIVADGGAHIVDVPTIAFDHAGM; encoded by the coding sequence ATGGATGCTGACCTGAACGGTCAGGTGGTGCTCATCACCGGCGGGGGAACGGGCATCGGCGAAGCCGTCGCGCGGCGGTTCGCCCGCGAGGGAGCGCACGTCGTCGTGACGGGCCGCCGCGCGGAGCCCCTCGAGCGGGTCGCGGCCGAGATCGGGGGCATGGCGGTCACCGCGGATGCTGCGGACTCGGCTGCCGCCGCCGCGCTCGTCGCGCGCGTGCTCGAGGAGCACGGCCGGCTCGACATCGTCGTCGCCAACGCCGGCGGACACGGCTTCGCCACGGTCGCCGACACCGACGACGACGCCTGGGAAGCCGCCCTGCGCGCGAACGTCACGACCGCGTTCGTGGTCGTCCGCGCGGCCCTGCCCGCGCTCATCGCCGCGCACGGACGGGTGGTGGTGATGTCGTCGATCGCGGGTCTCGCCGCGGGGCCCTCGGTCGCGGGCTACACCGTCGGCAAGCACGCGCTGATCGGCCTCACCCGCTCCCTCGCCCGGGACTACGGGCGCGCCGGTGTTCGGGTCAACACGGTCTGCCCGGGGTGGGTGGCGACGCCCATGGCCGACGAGGAGATGGACGCCTTCGCCCGCGCCGCCGACCTCGACGACCGGGCGGCGGCCTACGCCGCCGTGACCACCGACGTGCCGCTCGGGCGCCCGGCGCAGCCGGAGGAGATCGCGGGGGTCGTACGCTTCCTCGCCTCGACCGACTCCTCGTACATCACGGGGGCGACGATCGTCGCGGACGGCGGCGCGCACATCGTCGACGTGCCGACGATCGCGTTCGACCACGCGGGGATGTGA
- a CDS encoding SDR family NAD(P)-dependent oxidoreductase, which yields MDLNLTARRAFVTGAAGGIGRAAVRALAAEGARVGAVDLDPRVREIDGASIVADLTDATAAAAAVDTCARELGGIDVLVLAAGISGPVGTPLSETSVTDWERVFAVNVTGAFVTLRAALPWLRRSEAPAVVVVASDSALVATAGMVPYSASKAALLQLARAAAVELAPEGIRVNAVCPSIVDTPMSRGDLGMPQGFAGADYPVQTPAEVADQIVLLASPRLRPVSAATWVSDFGVSARSGFPA from the coding sequence ATGGACCTGAACTTGACCGCGCGGCGCGCGTTCGTCACGGGGGCCGCCGGCGGAATCGGCCGCGCCGCCGTGCGGGCGCTCGCCGCGGAAGGGGCGCGCGTGGGCGCCGTCGACCTCGACCCGCGCGTGCGCGAGATCGACGGTGCGTCGATCGTCGCCGATCTCACGGATGCCACGGCGGCGGCCGCCGCCGTCGACACGTGCGCGCGTGAGCTGGGCGGGATCGACGTGCTCGTCCTGGCCGCAGGGATCTCCGGACCGGTGGGCACGCCGCTCTCCGAGACGTCTGTCACCGACTGGGAGCGTGTCTTCGCCGTCAACGTCACCGGAGCCTTCGTGACTCTTCGCGCCGCGCTGCCGTGGCTGCGGCGATCGGAGGCTCCCGCGGTCGTCGTCGTCGCGAGCGATTCGGCACTCGTCGCCACCGCCGGCATGGTGCCGTACAGCGCCTCGAAGGCGGCGCTGCTGCAGCTGGCGAGAGCCGCCGCCGTCGAGCTCGCCCCGGAGGGCATCCGCGTCAACGCGGTGTGCCCGTCGATCGTGGACACACCCATGAGCCGCGGAGACCTCGGGATGCCGCAGGGCTTCGCGGGCGCGGACTACCCCGTGCAGACACCCGCCGAGGTGGCCGATCAGATCGTCCTGCTCGCCTCCCCGCGGTTGCGACCCGTGTCGGCGGCGACGTGGGTGTCGGACTTCGGGGTCAGCGCGCGATCCGGTTTTCCCGCGTGA
- a CDS encoding APC family permease, protein MTDSTSAGSSTALQRGALGVAGIVFLVLAAVAPLTGIVVVASLAIALGNGGGTPASFLIIAVILLLFAVGYAQMSKQLVNAGGFYAFVVKGLGRTGGLIAGLIATLGYNFFVVGTIGTSGFFMQSIIAGLTGFDMHWYLWGLLSIVVCFVLARTGVDFSSKVLGVALVLEVLMLVVFDVSVLVQTGYDLGAFSTEAVFSGSLPIGLLLAATGFLGFEATALFGEEARNPLKTIPRATYTAIVAISVILGVTTWAVVSATGVAQAQGTAQEHLATGDLIFSLAATYLGPQLTVVMEILLLVSLFAAMLAFHNSATRYLYALGRARVLPFALARTRASGAPQIAGIVQAGFAAIVAGLFALAGLDPILTLVPAMLGFGTLAVIVLQALAALSIVVFFRRRADRRWWSTLIAPGIGFLALSVIVILAVVNFDIVAGSSEPAIRAMPLLLVAAVIGGIGYGVHLRRRKPAVYAGLADDLEAFNVASAEKGKDPVPGL, encoded by the coding sequence ATGACCGACTCGACCTCCGCCGGCTCGTCGACGGCGCTGCAGCGCGGCGCGCTGGGCGTCGCCGGCATCGTCTTCCTCGTCCTCGCCGCGGTCGCGCCGCTGACCGGGATCGTCGTCGTCGCCTCTCTCGCGATCGCCCTCGGCAACGGAGGCGGCACGCCCGCATCGTTCCTGATCATCGCGGTGATCCTCCTGCTGTTCGCCGTCGGCTACGCGCAGATGTCCAAGCAACTGGTGAACGCGGGCGGTTTCTACGCCTTCGTCGTGAAGGGCCTCGGTCGTACCGGCGGGCTCATCGCGGGCCTGATCGCGACCCTCGGTTACAACTTCTTCGTGGTCGGCACGATCGGCACGAGCGGCTTCTTCATGCAGTCGATCATCGCCGGGCTCACCGGATTCGACATGCACTGGTACCTGTGGGGTCTGCTGTCGATCGTCGTCTGCTTCGTCCTGGCGCGCACGGGCGTGGACTTCTCGTCGAAGGTGCTCGGTGTCGCCCTCGTGCTCGAGGTGCTCATGCTCGTCGTGTTCGACGTCTCGGTCCTCGTGCAGACGGGATACGACCTCGGCGCATTCTCGACCGAGGCCGTGTTCTCGGGCTCGCTCCCGATCGGTCTGCTGCTGGCGGCGACCGGCTTTCTCGGCTTCGAGGCGACCGCGCTCTTCGGCGAAGAGGCACGGAACCCGCTGAAGACCATCCCGCGCGCCACCTACACCGCGATCGTCGCGATCAGCGTCATCCTCGGCGTCACCACGTGGGCCGTCGTCAGCGCGACCGGCGTCGCCCAGGCGCAGGGCACCGCGCAGGAGCACCTGGCCACGGGCGATCTCATCTTCAGCCTTGCGGCGACCTATCTCGGCCCCCAGCTCACCGTGGTCATGGAGATCCTGCTGCTGGTGAGCCTGTTCGCGGCGATGCTCGCCTTCCACAACTCCGCCACCCGCTACCTCTACGCTCTGGGCCGCGCGCGCGTGCTGCCGTTCGCCCTCGCCCGCACGCGCGCCTCGGGTGCCCCGCAGATCGCGGGGATCGTGCAGGCCGGGTTCGCTGCGATCGTCGCGGGCCTGTTCGCCCTCGCCGGACTCGACCCGATCCTCACCCTCGTCCCGGCGATGCTCGGGTTCGGAACCCTGGCGGTGATCGTGCTGCAGGCGCTGGCCGCCCTGTCGATCGTGGTGTTCTTCCGCCGCCGCGCAGACCGCCGCTGGTGGAGCACGCTGATCGCCCCCGGTATCGGCTTCCTCGCCCTGTCCGTCATCGTGATCCTCGCCGTGGTCAACTTCGACATCGTCGCCGGATCGAGCGAGCCCGCCATCCGCGCGATGCCGCTTCTGCTGGTCGCGGCCGTCATCGGGGGCATCGGCTACGGCGTCCACCTGCGCCGCCGCAAGCCGGCCGTCTACGCCGGGCTCGCCGACGACCTCGAAGCCTTCAACGTCGCCTCGGCCGAGAAGGGGAAAGACCCCGTCCCCGGACTCTGA
- a CDS encoding MoaF C-terminal domain-containing protein yields the protein MTDTLNLSDTSTWLPLDGLAPGFDAAKADLTDALARRTFTTVDDEGTRTAYRFETDAVAWESGSETGRDAVEVIEVDEELYYAQYAPALRSDQAVTLILDLRSGHALTVVSTLGAAAPGRTAVQMSFTPARIAELEVRGEAPAPTDELIGRRVLWVYSTVHAYEHVYLSPHWYSWHCLAGPEQGLADTDENTVWRVRPGIYVFTWREKVIPCGSVTIADHRDQKALRAHGVLFGTDESGTGATHFTFGAHGRLLSNTVHPVEYDPARPLER from the coding sequence ATGACCGACACTCTCAACCTGTCCGACACGAGCACCTGGCTGCCGCTCGACGGGCTGGCTCCCGGCTTCGACGCCGCCAAAGCCGACCTGACCGACGCCCTCGCGAGGCGCACCTTCACCACCGTCGACGACGAGGGCACGCGCACCGCGTACCGGTTCGAAACGGATGCCGTGGCGTGGGAGTCGGGGTCCGAGACCGGTCGCGACGCCGTCGAGGTGATCGAGGTCGACGAGGAGCTGTACTACGCGCAGTACGCCCCCGCCCTGCGCTCCGACCAGGCCGTGACGCTGATCCTCGACCTGCGCAGCGGCCACGCTCTGACCGTCGTGAGCACGCTCGGCGCCGCGGCGCCGGGGCGCACGGCCGTGCAGATGAGCTTCACCCCGGCGCGCATCGCCGAACTCGAGGTGCGCGGCGAGGCCCCGGCGCCCACCGACGAGCTCATCGGTCGGCGGGTGCTGTGGGTGTACTCGACCGTGCACGCGTACGAGCACGTCTACCTCTCACCGCACTGGTACTCGTGGCACTGCCTCGCCGGTCCCGAGCAGGGCTTGGCTGACACCGACGAGAACACGGTATGGCGCGTACGCCCGGGCATCTACGTGTTCACGTGGCGCGAGAAGGTCATCCCGTGCGGCTCGGTGACGATCGCCGACCACCGCGACCAGAAGGCGCTGCGCGCCCATGGTGTGCTGTTCGGCACCGACGAGTCCGGCACCGGCGCGACGCACTTCACCTTCGGTGCGCACGGCCGCCTGCTGTCGAACACCGTGCACCCGGTCGAGTACGACCCGGCGCGCCCGCTGGAACGCTGA
- a CDS encoding ABC transporter permease, whose amino-acid sequence MTDNRFLRAAVEGVVRTPLLIVLIVLVIGVQVATDSFFGWQNIRGILQDSAVIAIVAIPVAMLLIAGYIDLSVGSSLALGGVVASLVMDKGAGQPAVAIVLAILAGAVVGLVNAVIITVLGLNSFITTLGTLTAVRGVAQLISPTPRNNFGDQFGLLGVGTVAGVPLSVWIAVLLLIVAGIFLSLTPTGRHVYAVGVNRQAAYLSGVPVRRLPFALFVLSGAMSGFAGTIVAARLNSAPAGQLGAGFELVVLTAVLLGGVALTGGEGTIFGVVVGVLFYGALNNSLVLLGVTTFWQAVASGLALVAAIGLSALTHVLRMRLATARARKLVALAA is encoded by the coding sequence GTGACCGACAACCGCTTCCTCCGCGCCGCCGTCGAGGGCGTCGTGCGCACACCGCTGCTCATCGTGCTGATCGTCCTGGTGATCGGCGTGCAGGTGGCGACCGACTCGTTCTTCGGATGGCAGAACATCCGCGGCATCCTGCAGGACAGCGCGGTCATCGCGATCGTCGCCATCCCGGTGGCCATGCTGCTCATCGCCGGGTACATCGATCTCTCGGTGGGCTCGAGCCTCGCTCTGGGCGGGGTCGTGGCATCCCTCGTCATGGACAAGGGGGCCGGCCAGCCCGCCGTCGCGATCGTGCTCGCGATCCTCGCGGGGGCCGTGGTGGGGCTCGTGAACGCCGTGATCATCACCGTGCTGGGACTGAACTCGTTCATCACCACGCTCGGCACCCTCACGGCCGTGCGCGGGGTGGCGCAGCTCATCAGCCCCACCCCACGCAACAACTTCGGGGATCAGTTCGGCCTGCTGGGTGTCGGAACCGTCGCGGGTGTTCCTCTCTCGGTGTGGATCGCGGTGCTGCTGCTCATCGTCGCCGGGATCTTCCTGTCGCTCACGCCCACCGGCCGCCACGTCTACGCCGTCGGCGTCAACCGACAGGCGGCGTACCTTTCCGGCGTCCCGGTGCGGCGGCTGCCGTTCGCCCTCTTCGTGCTGTCGGGGGCGATGTCGGGCTTCGCCGGCACGATCGTCGCGGCCCGCCTGAACAGCGCCCCGGCCGGTCAGCTGGGCGCCGGCTTCGAGCTCGTCGTGCTGACGGCAGTGCTGCTGGGCGGTGTCGCTCTGACGGGAGGCGAGGGCACGATCTTCGGCGTCGTCGTGGGCGTGCTGTTCTACGGGGCGCTGAACAACTCGCTCGTGCTGCTGGGCGTCACGACGTTCTGGCAGGCGGTGGCCAGCGGCCTCGCGCTCGTCGCGGCGATCGGACTGAGCGCCCTGACGCACGTGCTGCGGATGCGCCTCGCGACCGCGCGGGCGAGGAAGCTGGTGGCGCTCGCCGCCTGA
- a CDS encoding sugar ABC transporter ATP-binding protein — MSVTVRGLTKRYGATLALDDVTLDIPGGRIHALLGHNGAGKSTLIACLGGGVAPTEGTIEIDGASHDSLTPRTSIAAGVAVIYQHLSLLENMTVAENLFIGQELTAGGIIRRGEQRRLAREALDAVGATGIDPDVKVATLPIGQRQLVEIAKVVRRDARLIVFDEPTAALSRAEAARLGELVRDLAGRGIAILYVTHLLGEVLALADAATVMRNGRAVWSAEGSEITRESLVAAISDGHGATNDRPAAPRRGETPVLEVRGLTAPGLQPTDLSVAPGEIVACYGLVGSGRTRFLSTVFGRLPRTGGTLAIDGVSRETRSPAQGLRAGIALVPADRAREGLFAALPAQDNTVIDAMRRLGSWGLRSLRAERGVFDRVADGLALRPRAADLPAGRFSGGNQQKILLGRWVNDAARTRVILLDDPTQGVDVGARKDIYDAVKALAAEKGMGVIVATNEPEEVIDLAHRCLIFARGAVIDEVDVALTTADDLLSAVHSVPADLTAPTEGTLP; from the coding sequence ATGTCTGTCACCGTGCGCGGTCTGACGAAGCGGTACGGGGCGACCCTCGCCCTCGACGACGTCACCCTCGACATCCCCGGCGGGCGTATCCACGCCCTGCTCGGCCACAACGGCGCGGGGAAGTCCACCCTCATCGCCTGTCTCGGCGGCGGCGTCGCCCCCACCGAGGGCACCATCGAGATCGACGGCGCCAGCCATGACTCCCTGACCCCGCGAACCTCCATCGCCGCCGGCGTCGCGGTGATCTACCAGCACCTCAGCCTGCTGGAGAACATGACCGTCGCCGAGAACCTCTTCATCGGCCAGGAACTCACCGCCGGGGGGATCATCCGCCGCGGCGAGCAGCGCCGCCTGGCGCGCGAGGCGCTCGACGCGGTCGGTGCAACGGGAATCGACCCCGACGTCAAGGTCGCGACCCTGCCGATCGGACAGCGGCAGCTGGTCGAGATCGCCAAGGTCGTGCGCCGCGACGCGCGGCTCATCGTGTTCGACGAACCGACCGCCGCGCTCTCGCGTGCCGAGGCTGCCCGCCTGGGCGAACTCGTCCGCGATCTCGCCGGGCGCGGGATCGCGATCCTCTACGTCACGCACCTGCTCGGCGAGGTGCTCGCACTCGCCGACGCCGCGACCGTCATGCGCAACGGGCGGGCGGTGTGGTCGGCGGAAGGCTCGGAGATCACGCGCGAGTCCCTCGTCGCGGCGATCAGCGACGGGCACGGAGCCACCAACGACCGCCCCGCGGCGCCGCGTCGCGGTGAGACGCCGGTGCTCGAGGTCCGCGGGCTCACGGCCCCCGGGCTCCAGCCCACCGATCTCTCGGTGGCCCCGGGCGAGATCGTCGCCTGTTACGGGCTCGTCGGGTCGGGGCGCACGCGGTTTCTCAGCACCGTGTTCGGGCGTCTCCCGCGCACGGGCGGCACCCTCGCGATCGACGGGGTCTCCCGCGAGACGCGGTCACCCGCTCAGGGACTGCGCGCCGGGATCGCCCTCGTCCCCGCAGACCGGGCTCGTGAGGGCCTGTTCGCCGCTCTGCCTGCCCAGGACAACACCGTCATCGACGCGATGCGCCGTCTCGGATCGTGGGGGCTGCGGTCGCTTCGCGCGGAGCGCGGCGTGTTCGACCGCGTCGCCGACGGCCTCGCCCTCCGCCCGCGCGCAGCCGATCTGCCCGCCGGCCGCTTCAGCGGCGGAAATCAGCAGAAGATCCTGCTCGGACGGTGGGTCAACGACGCCGCCCGAACGCGGGTCATCCTGCTCGACGACCCCACTCAGGGCGTCGACGTCGGTGCCCGCAAAGACATCTACGACGCCGTCAAAGCCCTCGCCGCCGAGAAGGGGATGGGTGTCATCGTCGCCACGAACGAGCCCGAGGAAGTGATCGACCTCGCCCACCGGTGTCTCATCTTCGCGAGGGGCGCCGTCATCGACGAGGTCGATGTCGCCCTGACCACGGCCGACGATCTCCTCTCGGCCGTGCATTCCGTCCCCGCTGATCTCACCGCCCCCACCGAAGGAACCCTGCCGTGA
- a CDS encoding sugar ABC transporter substrate-binding protein encodes MKRSLRLTALATVAIAGLALSACSTTAADDAGSGASAPAERGPVKKILFDYPFTALPVYGAIVNIVEARAAEKGVEVTFTNDEMDLQKQVSQLTSNLGSDVDAVVSFPVDPASLESVAQQYRDAGKYWVTYGGDMTNQDATLQFSFYQSGYDLGKDAAEWALENVGPNAEVIVLSETERQIGQERTQGLLDGLKETGPDLQIVGEQQAVTPDDGLSVTTTLLAQHPDANVVVSAVGDAAQGAYQALVAAGRPENDPKTYVGGLDPNLFLLQKMKDGNFFRAATYFSLKDLVDNVIDIPVALGEGKADASVDLPVTVVTVSDPNLSSYITELGG; translated from the coding sequence ATGAAGCGCAGTCTCCGCCTGACCGCCCTGGCCACGGTCGCCATCGCCGGTCTCGCTCTCTCGGCGTGCAGCACCACGGCAGCCGACGACGCCGGCTCGGGCGCCTCGGCCCCCGCCGAGCGCGGCCCGGTCAAGAAGATCCTGTTCGACTACCCCTTCACGGCGCTGCCGGTCTACGGCGCCATCGTCAACATCGTCGAGGCGCGCGCTGCCGAGAAGGGCGTGGAGGTCACCTTCACGAACGACGAGATGGACCTGCAGAAGCAGGTCAGCCAGCTGACCTCGAACCTCGGCAGCGACGTCGATGCCGTCGTGTCGTTCCCCGTCGACCCCGCGAGCCTCGAGTCCGTCGCCCAGCAGTACCGGGATGCCGGGAAGTACTGGGTCACCTACGGCGGCGACATGACGAACCAGGACGCCACTCTCCAGTTCAGCTTCTACCAGTCGGGCTACGACCTGGGGAAGGATGCCGCCGAGTGGGCGCTGGAGAACGTCGGCCCGAACGCCGAGGTCATCGTGCTCAGCGAGACCGAGCGCCAGATCGGCCAGGAACGCACGCAGGGTCTGCTCGACGGTCTGAAAGAGACCGGCCCCGACCTGCAGATCGTCGGCGAGCAGCAGGCCGTGACCCCCGACGACGGGCTCTCTGTCACGACGACCCTCCTCGCGCAGCACCCCGACGCGAACGTCGTCGTCTCAGCGGTCGGCGACGCCGCGCAGGGCGCCTACCAGGCCCTCGTCGCCGCGGGTCGCCCCGAGAACGACCCGAAGACCTATGTCGGCGGACTCGACCCGAACCTGTTCCTGCTGCAGAAGATGAAGGACGGCAACTTCTTCCGCGCCGCCACGTATTTCTCGCTCAAGGACCTCGTCGACAACGTCATCGACATCCCCGTCGCCCTTGGCGAGGGGAAGGCGGATGCCAGCGTCGATCTGCCCGTGACCGTCGTGACGGTCTCGGACCCCAACCTCTCGAGCTACATCACCGAGCTCGGCGGCTGA
- a CDS encoding amidohydrolase gives MTVADLILHGADVHTADRSRPRATALAVADGRLLAVGGDDEVLATAGPATEVRDLRGATVVPGLVDVHNHHLMAGEGDLFQLSFPPTAGLDEVLDAVRAWAADLGPDEWVVGEAFGSVLLDDFARAETRARFDEAAGGRPVVLTDDSHHNRFANSAALAAAGIHSDTPDPAQGRIVRDQETGEPTGLLMESATLPVTEALDRSLARTPERYRRASARAIEILHSFGITAFQDAAATVEIMGALRDLDIDGDLHAWVVSSLLSSEFLFANTPVGDDLVARREEFRTAHHRPDFVKIALDGVPPTHTGAFLTPYLPTPDHGHAHCGVTTMAPAELTDWLTRTAAQGLGAKIHCTGDAAVRVALDAIEVVRASGDTSTPYQIAHGQFVHPDDRQRFVDLDVSADISPFLWFPGVIPDAIAQVRPQPEATQVQPNRDLVDRGVLVAGGSDWPVSVSPNPWEGIQGLVTRADPLGRAPGTLWPEQALTLEEAFEVFTINAATAMGLGDVTGSLATGKSADFVVLDQDPFAVEIDRVVHTRAVETWFSGRRVWTP, from the coding sequence ATGACCGTCGCCGACCTCATCCTCCACGGTGCCGACGTGCACACCGCCGACCGTTCCCGGCCCCGCGCGACCGCGCTCGCCGTGGCCGACGGCCGCCTCCTCGCCGTGGGCGGCGACGACGAGGTGCTCGCCACCGCCGGACCCGCGACCGAGGTGCGCGACCTCCGCGGCGCAACCGTCGTGCCCGGTCTCGTCGACGTGCACAACCACCACCTCATGGCGGGGGAGGGCGACCTCTTCCAGCTCTCCTTCCCTCCCACCGCCGGACTCGACGAGGTGCTCGACGCCGTCCGTGCGTGGGCGGCCGACCTCGGCCCCGACGAGTGGGTCGTCGGCGAGGCGTTCGGCAGCGTCCTGCTCGACGACTTCGCCCGCGCCGAGACCCGCGCCCGCTTCGACGAGGCCGCCGGCGGACGACCGGTCGTCCTCACCGACGACAGCCATCACAACCGCTTCGCCAATTCGGCCGCGCTGGCGGCAGCCGGCATCCACTCCGACACTCCCGACCCCGCGCAGGGCCGCATCGTGCGCGACCAAGAGACGGGGGAGCCGACCGGACTCCTCATGGAGTCCGCGACGCTCCCGGTGACCGAGGCGTTGGATCGCAGTCTCGCCCGCACCCCTGAGCGCTACCGCCGGGCGAGCGCCCGCGCGATCGAGATCCTGCACTCCTTCGGGATCACCGCGTTCCAGGACGCCGCCGCCACCGTCGAGATCATGGGCGCGCTCCGCGACCTCGACATCGACGGCGACCTGCACGCCTGGGTCGTGTCGTCGTTGCTGTCGAGCGAGTTCCTCTTCGCGAACACCCCCGTCGGCGACGATCTCGTCGCGCGGCGCGAGGAGTTCCGCACCGCACATCACCGGCCCGACTTCGTCAAGATCGCCCTCGACGGGGTGCCGCCTACCCACACCGGCGCGTTCCTCACCCCGTACCTGCCGACCCCTGACCACGGCCACGCGCACTGCGGAGTCACCACGATGGCCCCCGCCGAACTGACCGACTGGCTCACCCGCACCGCCGCCCAGGGCCTCGGGGCCAAGATCCACTGCACCGGGGATGCCGCGGTCCGCGTGGCACTGGATGCGATCGAGGTCGTCCGCGCGAGCGGTGACACGAGCACCCCGTACCAGATCGCGCACGGGCAGTTCGTGCACCCCGACGACCGTCAGAGGTTCGTCGACCTCGACGTCTCGGCCGACATCTCGCCGTTCCTGTGGTTCCCCGGCGTGATCCCGGATGCCATCGCCCAGGTGCGTCCCCAGCCCGAGGCCACGCAGGTCCAGCCCAACCGCGACCTCGTCGACCGCGGCGTGCTCGTCGCGGGCGGCTCCGACTGGCCGGTCAGCGTCTCGCCCAACCCGTGGGAGGGCATTCAGGGTCTCGTCACCCGCGCCGACCCGCTCGGCCGCGCACCCGGGACCCTGTGGCCCGAGCAGGCGCTGACGCTCGAGGAGGCGTTCGAGGTGTTCACGATCAATGCGGCGACAGCGATGGGGCTCGGCGACGTGACCGGCTCGCTCGCCACGGGCAAGTCGGCCGATTTCGTCGTGCTCGACCAGGACCCGTTCGCCGTCGAGATCGACCGCGTCGTCCACACCCGTGCGGTCGAGACCTGGTTCTCCGGCCGACGCGTGTGGACGCCCTGA
- a CDS encoding aldehyde dehydrogenase family protein has translation MSDPTPALADPAVETEAPVADTPAGAADAAADAALLARVQAPEGQGREIPDAATREVIGRAPVHTTADVDDAVARARAAQPGWDERGHEERSGLLRAAADRIEANAEALARLLSREQGKPLDGPNARFEVGACAAWLRATAATELAPEVVVDDGEAYAELHYRALGVVAAVGPWNWPMMISVWQIAPALRMGNTVVVKPSEYTPLSVLALVDVINGVLPDDVLIAVSGDRDAGARLVAHPDVDKIMFTGSTATGRRIVEASAGNLARLTLELGGNDAGIVLPDVDPAAIAEGLFWGAFINTGQTCAALKRLYVHDDVYDAVVEALAAYAAQVPMGRGLDEGAVLGPLQNKQQFDIVDRLVQDAKASGARIVLGGEPATELGELFYRTTIVADVTDGVALVDEEQFGPALPVIRYGDVEEAIARANGLDVGLGASVWSSDRDAALRVAARLQAGTVWINSHGGVHPLIPFGGVKGSGYGLEFGVEGLKALGVPQVING, from the coding sequence ATGTCCGACCCCACCCCCGCCCTCGCCGATCCCGCGGTCGAGACCGAGGCTCCCGTCGCCGATACCCCGGCGGGCGCCGCAGACGCGGCCGCGGACGCCGCCTTGCTGGCCCGCGTGCAGGCCCCCGAGGGGCAGGGGCGGGAGATCCCGGATGCCGCGACCCGCGAGGTCATCGGACGCGCGCCCGTGCACACCACCGCCGACGTCGACGACGCCGTGGCCCGGGCCCGCGCCGCGCAGCCGGGGTGGGATGAGCGCGGGCACGAGGAACGCAGCGGTCTGCTGAGGGCCGCGGCCGATCGCATCGAGGCGAACGCCGAGGCGCTCGCGAGACTCCTCTCCCGCGAGCAGGGCAAGCCCCTCGACGGACCGAACGCCCGCTTCGAGGTGGGCGCGTGCGCCGCGTGGCTCCGCGCCACCGCGGCGACAGAGCTGGCCCCCGAGGTCGTCGTGGACGACGGCGAGGCGTACGCCGAACTGCATTACCGCGCGCTCGGCGTCGTCGCGGCGGTGGGTCCGTGGAACTGGCCCATGATGATCTCCGTCTGGCAGATCGCCCCGGCCCTGCGCATGGGCAACACCGTCGTGGTCAAGCCGAGCGAGTACACGCCGCTGAGTGTGCTCGCCCTCGTGGACGTCATCAACGGGGTGCTCCCCGACGACGTCCTCATCGCCGTCTCCGGTGACCGTGATGCCGGTGCGCGTCTGGTGGCGCACCCCGACGTCGACAAGATCATGTTCACCGGATCGACCGCGACCGGCCGCAGAATCGTCGAGGCCTCGGCCGGCAACCTCGCCCGGCTGACCCTCGAGCTCGGCGGCAACGACGCCGGCATCGTCCTGCCCGACGTCGACCCCGCGGCCATCGCCGAGGGACTCTTCTGGGGCGCGTTCATCAACACCGGCCAGACCTGCGCCGCTCTCAAACGCCTGTACGTGCACGACGACGTCTACGACGCCGTCGTCGAGGCGCTCGCCGCATACGCCGCGCAGGTGCCGATGGGGCGCGGTCTCGACGAAGGGGCGGTGCTCGGGCCCTTGCAGAACAAGCAGCAGTTCGACATCGTCGATCGACTCGTCCAGGATGCCAAGGCATCCGGTGCCCGGATCGTGCTGGGCGGCGAGCCCGCCACCGAGCTCGGCGAACTGTTCTATCGCACCACGATCGTCGCCGATGTGACCGACGGCGTCGCCCTCGTCGACGAGGAGCAGTTCGGACCGGCGCTTCCCGTCATCCGGTACGGCGATGTGGAGGAGGCCATCGCCCGCGCCAACGGCCTCGATGTGGGTCTCGGCGCCTCGGTGTGGTCGAGCGACCGCGACGCCGCGCTCCGGGTGGCGGCACGTCTGCAGGCGGGCACCGTGTGGATCAACTCCCACGGAGGGGTGCACCCTCTCATTCCGTTCGGCGGGGTGAAGGGGTCGGGCTACGGTCTCGAGTTCGGCGTCGAGGGGCTCAAGGCCCTCGGGGTACCGCAGGTCATCAACGGCTGA